A genomic stretch from Engraulis encrasicolus isolate BLACKSEA-1 chromosome 12, IST_EnEncr_1.0, whole genome shotgun sequence includes:
- the dph3 gene encoding DPH3 homolog, with the protein MSVFHDEIEIEDFEYDEDTETYYYPCPCGDRFAITKEDLENGEEVATCPSCSLIVKVIYDQDDFMSGEVVEAPATDRRLELTQS; encoded by the exons ATGTCTGTTTTTCACGACGAAATCGAAATAGAGGATTTTGAATATGACGAAGATACAGAAACGTACTATTACCCGTGTCCGTGCGGAGATAGGTTCGCTATTACCAAA GAAGATTTGGAGAACGGGGAAGAAGTGGCGACGTGTCCAAGCTGTTCCCTAATAGTAAAAGTTATCTATGATCAG GACGATTTCATGAGCGGAGAAGTTGTTGAAGCGCCTGCAACAGACAGGAGACTGGAGCTGACTCAGAGCTGA